In Leucoraja erinacea ecotype New England chromosome 11, Leri_hhj_1, whole genome shotgun sequence, the following are encoded in one genomic region:
- the LOC129701857 gene encoding signal peptidase complex subunit 3-like codes for MHCLASRLNSLFTFTLLVMAALTLLVFLSTALRQPRVPASLTLASASLKKYEDFITIGDVGSLNFNIHVDLGPVFNWNVKHLFLYLSAEYVTKSNALNQLILWDKIIARGENPKLDFRGMSTKYLFLDDGNGLKGHKNISLFLSWNIIPNAGTLFLIPASTQTLISLPDKYDEVRRY; via the exons ATGCACTGCCTGGCTTCCCGCCTCAACTCTCTCTTCACCTTCACGCTGCTTGTCATGGCCGCCCTCACTCTGCTCGTCTTCCTCAGCACCGCCTTACGTCAGCCCCGCGTGCCCGCGTCACTCACCCTCGCCTccgcctccct AAAGAAATATGAAGATTTCATAACCATCGGTGATGTGGGATCTTTAAATTTTAACATCCATGTTGAT TTGGGACCAGTCTTTAATTGGAATGTCAAACATCTATTCCTCTACCTGTCAGCAGAATATGTTACAAAGAGCAAT GCACTGAATCAGTTGATTCTGTGGGATAAAATCATCGCGCGGGGAGAAAATCCTAAGCTTGATTTTCGTGGCATGAGTACCAAATATTTATTCCTGGACGATGGAAATGGTCTCAA agggCATAAAAACATCTCCCTGTTTCTTTCCTGGAACATTATACCAAACGCCGGCACCTTGTTTCTGATTCCTGCCTCTACTCAAACTCTGATTTCACTGCCTGACAAGTATGACGAAGTCAGAAGATATTGA